From the Pseudomonas sp. Teo4 genome, the window CAGAAGCGTGTGAAGGAATGGGTGCAGATCGTTCAGCAGCATCAGGAGCTTTTTTCCGAGCAAGCAGGTGCCACGCTGGGTGACCAGATGTTCAAGGGCGAGATCAGCGACCTTTCGGCATTGCAGACGATTGCACAGATCCCCGACAAAAGTTGGCTGTGGAACAGGATTTTTAACGTACTGGTTTCTCGTATTTTCTTGTTGGATGACGCTGAGTTCTCTCAGCGTTTAGCCGACTTGGTTGACATCGGCCGGCAGCATCAGGGTTACATGAATCAGATTCTGAGTGCATGTCTGTCGCGTTACCACTTGGCAGCTTATCGGGAGAAACCATCGTCGCTGCTCAAACAGCTCGCGCTCGACAATTGGGGTAGTCCGCAGATCCGCTCCAGGCAAAACAGCTGGCTGCAGTATGTCGAAAAAGATGTCTGTGCGATGGTCGTAGCCTGGTTTGCGAAGGAGGATCTGGAGCACTTCTTCAACCTGCTGAAGGGCGATGATGACGTAGACCAGTCACGCCTTTTCTACTGGCTGCGGTTTGCCAACCAGATGAGCTACACCAGAATCATCATGGGCTCGGATGCATGGAGTAACGAAGGTCGAGACTTTGCTCATTTCCGTGAGAAGAACAAAGGGCGTCTTGGCCGGCTGATAGGCGCAGCTGGTCATAACAATGCTGTCGTCATGCAGATCGGGAACTACTTTTTCGTGGAGTTCTCGGGAATGGGCGCCTGCTATGTGTATCAGGCAGACAAAGCTCCGTTTGATCCAGAAAAGTCCCAGCTTGGACTCGCTACCGAAATTAAGCAGCGCCATCTTGTGGTGGAGTGGATGCGTCACTTCCCGGCGCCGAGCCGCTCAGATCGCGTTGAGGGATGGCTGATCAAGTTCGATGACACCCTAGAGAGACTGGGTATTCGTATTCAAAGCCAGGGGGTAGAGCCTGTCACGTCAAGACTGCTGTCGTTTGACTATCAGCTTCGTGAGTCCATGAGGTCAGTAAAACACACGCTCCAAGATCGACGTGCGCAGGGCGGTGCAATCCATATTCAACTCGAAGAAAATGATCAGGCTGCAACCATCGCCCTCCGGCGATTGGGCTTCAAGCCCGAGAACAATAAGCCACTACGGTTCTGGAGAGAGTAATGCTCAAGCGTTTCCTCAAAGGCATCGGCCTGCAGCCGAACTCGGCAGCAGAAAGTACTGAGCCGGTTTTTTCCATTGAAGAGCAGGGCATCTGTTATCCCCTGAGCTTGGCGGAGAACACGGAGTCCTGGTCGCTGGCGAGTTATCTTGATCAGCTGGAAGAAGAGGAGTTTGTCTCCCAGTTGAGCGATCGCTGGCTCTTGACGTGGGATGAGCTCTACCGGCTGCTGGATGAGCCCGAGCACGTGACAAGCCTGCCGCTATTAGGTTTGCCGCCGCAGACAGCTCTCATCCCTCAATTGAGCAGCCAGGGCAGCCTTGCCTCCGACGATTTCAAGGTCTCCATCAGTGGTTGGCGTGATCCGCAGTCCAATGCCAACGTGCAGGTGCAGCGAACGGGGGCCATTGTTCAGTATCAGGGCGCTACAGAAATGCTGCCAGAGGCATCCTGGAAACTGACCGGTGCGGTACGACAGCTTTATCTGGCACAACAAAATGAGCCCGGTGAAGTAACCAACCAGATCGGCTGGGCCAGCATCAGAAAGCTGGCGCGCAAGGCTGGCGCTGGCATGGATGGCTTCCTGGACAAGACTGTCGTTATCAAACCCGAGAAGCTGCGACTTAACCCACGAAAGTCGACGCTAGGCGATACACCGGTTATCGAGTTGCAACCGAGCTTCGAGGGCCAGCCGGCCAACTGGCTTGAGAGTTTTGACGGTGCCAAGCAGGTTCAGGATCGATACCGGGTAACGGGGGACGATGGCTCGTTGACTCATGTTCTGATTGAACCTGAAGTCAAATCGGTATTGGACTACGTGCGCTCGCTGCCCGGGCGTCGGGTTGCTGGCGACGATGCCCTTTCATTCGTCCGTAACCCTTACAGCACACTCGGCGAAAGTGCCGCGCAAGTGCTGGATGCCGAGGACTATGAAGACGAGCTCGCCGAGGCGGGTATTTTCTTTCATCGTTTCCATCTGGAACCCCAACTGGATGAAGCGGGCCAGCGTATCGAGCAGGTAACGCTGACGCTCGAAGCGATTTCTCCAACCCCGCAAGCGCCCATCGAAATTGAGTTCAAAGCGGCCCATGAGTTCGCGCCGCTGGTGCATGAACTGCACCTGAAGTTGGCCGCCGGCATGCCTGCAGGCTTCTGGCAGGGCTATGAGCTGGAACTCAGCGATTTTGATTTGCGCCAGTTGGCAGGCATCAATGACCTGCTCAAGCGTTGGCAAAACGAAGCGGCCGGAATCGAGTTTGAATCGGTCCTGGACCTTTCTCTCTACGGCGACCGTGTGACAGGCATTGGTGAGGCGGAAAGAATTACTTCGCCTTTCCTGGTCAAAGAGGCGACCGAGAATTGGCTGCCGAAAGATGTGGCAGCGCTGGGCATCGACGCAGAAATCCTGGGTCGGTGGGATCCTTCCGATCGTGCTCAATTTGAAGCGTTTGGGCAGCGGCTGGATGAAGCACGCGCTGCCGGTGATGACACGGTCTGTTTGCCAGAGTCCGAGACACCACTCTCGATTGCCGCAGCAGAACAACTGTTGGATGCCTGGTCGAAGAAGATTGTACCTGTCGAGACCGGCCAGGTTGAGCAACGGGAGAAAGTTGGCCGCGCCGTACTGCAAATCGGTCACAACATTGACGAGCCGACTTACGTACAGGTACGTCAAGCAGCGCTACGCGCCGCTTTGGATGCAACGCCAGAGTTGCCTGGTTTGCTCAAGCCTGAAGTCGTTCTGCGTGACCATCAGTTGCAAGGCGTGGCGTGGTTGCAGCATTTGTTCCGCTTGTCCCCCACGGACGTATCGGGTTGCTTGCTCGCTGATGACATGGGGCTTGGGAAAACGATCCAGTTGCTCACCTTCCTGGTCTGGTACCTGGAACAGTACCCAAACGATCAGCCAACACTGATCGTCGCTCCGGTTTCGTTGCTCGATAACTGGGAGCGAGAGCTTCACCGTTTCTTCTTTGCTGATGCGC encodes:
- the zorC gene encoding type I Zorya anti-phage system protein ZorC; this translates as MSSSIARLSAAISQSLSAHRTVHAPEPLERFPRLTAAGVDLYERFERAEKALPPPEEKRRAAISKFRNVVPLNASEWRLVFAGLSDKSERVGPILDDDQLYARVHKEVHRRIEKRELSRRDWLALCFSYFGYDAATPQQNANWCLLREDVQLGFECVRDQQKRVKEWVQIVQQHQELFSEQAGATLGDQMFKGEISDLSALQTIAQIPDKSWLWNRIFNVLVSRIFLLDDAEFSQRLADLVDIGRQHQGYMNQILSACLSRYHLAAYREKPSSLLKQLALDNWGSPQIRSRQNSWLQYVEKDVCAMVVAWFAKEDLEHFFNLLKGDDDVDQSRLFYWLRFANQMSYTRIIMGSDAWSNEGRDFAHFREKNKGRLGRLIGAAGHNNAVVMQIGNYFFVEFSGMGACYVYQADKAPFDPEKSQLGLATEIKQRHLVVEWMRHFPAPSRSDRVEGWLIKFDDTLERLGIRIQSQGVEPVTSRLLSFDYQLRESMRSVKHTLQDRRAQGGAIHIQLEENDQAATIALRRLGFKPENNKPLRFWRE
- the zorD gene encoding type I Zorya anti-phage system protein ZorD, producing the protein MLKRFLKGIGLQPNSAAESTEPVFSIEEQGICYPLSLAENTESWSLASYLDQLEEEEFVSQLSDRWLLTWDELYRLLDEPEHVTSLPLLGLPPQTALIPQLSSQGSLASDDFKVSISGWRDPQSNANVQVQRTGAIVQYQGATEMLPEASWKLTGAVRQLYLAQQNEPGEVTNQIGWASIRKLARKAGAGMDGFLDKTVVIKPEKLRLNPRKSTLGDTPVIELQPSFEGQPANWLESFDGAKQVQDRYRVTGDDGSLTHVLIEPEVKSVLDYVRSLPGRRVAGDDALSFVRNPYSTLGESAAQVLDAEDYEDELAEAGIFFHRFHLEPQLDEAGQRIEQVTLTLEAISPTPQAPIEIEFKAAHEFAPLVHELHLKLAAGMPAGFWQGYELELSDFDLRQLAGINDLLKRWQNEAAGIEFESVLDLSLYGDRVTGIGEAERITSPFLVKEATENWLPKDVAALGIDAEILGRWDPSDRAQFEAFGQRLDEARAAGDDTVCLPESETPLSIAAAEQLLDAWSKKIVPVETGQVEQREKVGRAVLQIGHNIDEPTYVQVRQAALRAALDATPELPGLLKPEVVLRDHQLQGVAWLQHLFRLSPTDVSGCLLADDMGLGKTIQLLTFLVWYLEQYPNDQPTLIVAPVSLLDNWERELHRFFFADALPVLKLYGSALSTVKFKKDEIPADLKAKGIKNLLRPGWMGDARIVLTTYETLRDQEFSLARQQWSIVVCDEAQKLKNPAALVTQAIKAIPARFRVACTGTPVENTLIDLWCLFDFIQPGFLGGLNQFGRDYQRPIEAALERDTDALERLRGLIEPQTLRRTKQDIAKDLPAKIEDAACRSLGMHTLQRNLYLSEISAYSQKQQIEEQLDQKTSGMLGLLHKLKLICAHPYSVQPDTRLRDNSPKLQWLMQTLESIKRAGNGDKVIVFTELRDIQRELQHAIQQHFGFRATVINGDTSTSSQSANSRQRLIDQFQELPGFAVIILSTIAVGFGVNVQAANHVIHFTRCWNPAKEDQATDRAYRIGQQKDVYVYYPTVRDAAMPTFEATLDELLSKRRALARDMLSGASELQASDFEGLLGAR